The proteins below come from a single Cylindrospermopsis raciborskii Cr2010 genomic window:
- a CDS encoding protein adenylyltransferase SelO, with amino-acid sequence MNPAETPNDTTSPNRLHSLNYEYKLESLGNDYYDEVDAEEFPQHILRWRNNSLLERLGIDHQIITDQNFIDSFGKFEGKKPFLALRYHGYQFGEYNPHLGDGRGFLYGQVRGVDGELYDFGTKGSGRTPYSRGGDGMLTLKGGVREVLAGEVLHRLGVRTSRCLSMIETGLSLWRGDEPSPTRSSVMVRMSKSHIRFGTFERLHYLKRPDLIQKLLDHVIDQYYPDLNNQENKYALFYAELVKRVAQLVAQWMCAGFCHGVLNTDNMSITGESFDYGPYAFIPTYDLNFTAAYFDYYRRYCYGQQPSICYLNLELLQEPLKAVIDPVDLDYGLAKFQEYYHAEYGNLMLKRLGFAQPKFPEADDLLDLTIGFLKESQINYHQFFADMAKTFSPRWREEPSLIMEESQILPRSLSVFKNWCALYHQVLNNSVSQEMTNVGTTLIQYNPQSNLLRPVIEEIWQPIVEQDNWQPFYNLIQNFHT; translated from the coding sequence ATGAACCCAGCTGAAACGCCAAATGATACAACCTCCCCCAACCGGTTACATTCTCTCAACTATGAATATAAATTGGAGTCATTAGGTAATGACTACTATGATGAAGTTGATGCGGAAGAATTTCCCCAACACATTTTACGCTGGCGAAATAATTCATTATTAGAACGTTTAGGAATAGACCATCAAATAATTACAGACCAAAACTTTATTGATAGCTTTGGCAAATTTGAAGGAAAGAAACCATTTTTAGCACTGCGTTATCACGGCTATCAATTTGGTGAATATAACCCCCATTTAGGAGATGGTAGAGGTTTTCTTTATGGACAAGTTAGGGGTGTGGATGGAGAACTATATGATTTTGGCACTAAGGGATCAGGGAGAACGCCTTATTCCCGTGGTGGTGATGGAATGCTAACCCTCAAGGGAGGGGTGAGAGAAGTTTTAGCAGGGGAAGTATTACATCGTTTAGGTGTGAGAACATCCCGGTGTTTAAGTATGATTGAAACTGGATTATCTTTATGGCGAGGAGATGAACCTTCTCCCACCCGTTCATCAGTCATGGTGCGCATGAGTAAATCCCATATTAGATTTGGCACTTTTGAGAGATTACATTATTTAAAACGCCCGGATTTAATCCAGAAATTATTAGATCATGTGATTGATCAATATTATCCAGATCTAAACAATCAGGAGAATAAATATGCTTTGTTTTATGCTGAACTAGTGAAGAGAGTAGCCCAGTTAGTGGCACAATGGATGTGCGCGGGTTTTTGCCATGGTGTTTTAAATACTGACAACATGTCTATTACAGGGGAAAGTTTTGACTATGGACCCTATGCTTTTATCCCCACCTATGATTTAAATTTTACTGCTGCCTATTTTGACTATTATCGGCGTTATTGTTATGGTCAGCAACCAAGTATTTGTTATTTAAATTTAGAACTGTTGCAAGAGCCATTAAAAGCGGTGATTGACCCAGTGGATCTGGATTATGGGTTAGCAAAATTTCAGGAATACTATCATGCAGAATATGGGAATTTGATGTTGAAAAGATTAGGTTTTGCCCAACCCAAATTTCCAGAAGCTGATGATTTGTTAGATCTCACAATTGGTTTTTTAAAAGAAAGTCAAATTAATTATCATCAGTTTTTTGCCGATATGGCAAAGACATTTTCCCCCAGATGGCGTGAGGAACCTAGTTTAATTATGGAGGAATCACAAATTTTGCCGAGGTCATTATCTGTTTTTAAAAACTGGTGCGCACTTTATCATCAAGTCCTCAACAACTCGGTTTCCCAAGAAATGACGAATGTTGGCACAACCTTAATCCAATATAATCCCCAGTCTAATTTACTAAGACCAGTAATTGAAGAGATTTGGCAACCAATTGTGGAACAGGATAATTGGCAACCTTTTTATAATTTGATCCAAAATTTTCATACCTAA
- a CDS encoding photosystem II protein, Psb35-related, producing MVVLIALFVIGWVAAGLIGSLAYFMGEQSKPIHERNWRSESFARLAKSITGQEINYETRTPAYGMDAYTSQGLSE from the coding sequence ATGGTTGTGTTAATTGCATTATTTGTTATTGGTTGGGTTGCAGCTGGGTTGATTGGTTCCCTAGCATATTTTATGGGTGAGCAAAGCAAGCCCATTCATGAACGTAACTGGCGTTCTGAGTCGTTTGCAAGACTAGCCAAGTCAATTACCGGTCAAGAAATTAATTATGAAACCCGCACTCCTGCTTATGGTATGGATGCTTATACCAGCCAAGGCTTATCTGAGTAG
- the bioB gene encoding biotin synthase BioB, translating into MAQIRYDWQKDEIFAIYNTPFLELVYQAATVHRQFHNPKQIQVCKLISIKTGGCPEDCGYCAQSSHYKTEVKPEALLAKETVLNIAHKAKENGVSRICMGAAWREVRDNSQFEQVLDMVKNVTSMGLEVCCTLGMLTASQAQKLQDAGLYAYNHNLDTSEEYYSSVITTRTYSDRLNTIRNVRSTNVTVCSGGILGLGESVEDRVGMLYTLSSLEPHPESVPINILSQVEGTPLSDQPEVPIWDVVRMIATARIIMPTSDVRLSAGRARLSPVEQSLCFMAGANSIFSSDDQKMLTVTTPCPDYDTDGEMLKLLGLQMRPPSKLS; encoded by the coding sequence ATGGCGCAAATACGCTACGATTGGCAAAAAGATGAGATTTTCGCTATCTACAATACACCATTTTTAGAGCTAGTTTATCAAGCTGCTACTGTACACCGTCAATTTCATAATCCTAAACAAATACAGGTATGCAAGCTAATATCTATTAAAACTGGTGGTTGCCCAGAAGACTGTGGTTACTGCGCCCAGTCCTCCCATTATAAAACTGAAGTCAAACCAGAAGCTTTATTAGCTAAGGAAACAGTATTAAATATTGCTCACAAAGCTAAGGAAAATGGTGTCAGTCGAATCTGTATGGGCGCTGCTTGGCGCGAAGTACGAGATAATTCCCAATTTGAACAAGTTTTGGATATGGTTAAAAATGTAACCTCTATGGGACTGGAGGTCTGCTGCACTTTGGGCATGTTAACAGCTAGTCAAGCTCAAAAGTTGCAAGATGCAGGTCTTTACGCTTATAATCATAACCTGGATACTTCCGAAGAATATTATAGTAGTGTTATTACCACGAGAACATATAGCGATCGCCTGAATACAATTAGAAATGTTCGATCAACTAATGTGACTGTTTGTTCTGGTGGTATTCTGGGTTTAGGTGAGAGTGTGGAAGACCGGGTGGGAATGTTATATACTCTATCTAGTTTGGAACCCCATCCTGAATCAGTTCCGATTAATATCCTCTCCCAGGTTGAGGGAACACCCCTGTCCGATCAACCGGAAGTTCCTATTTGGGATGTGGTGCGGATGATTGCTACTGCTAGAATCATTATGCCCACCTCTGACGTGCGTTTAAGTGCTGGAAGAGCTAGACTTTCTCCCGTGGAACAGTCTTTGTGTTTTATGGCGGGTGCCAATTCAATTTTTTCTAGTGATGACCAGAAAATGTTGACGGTTACCACCCCTTGTCCCGATTATGACACGGATGGGGAAATGTTAAAGCTATTGGGTTTGCAAATGCGTCCTCCTTCTAAACTTTCTTAA
- the petL gene encoding cytochrome b6-f complex subunit PetL: protein MAVVEYVAFLAAFTVIAVGLLFGLRAAKII from the coding sequence ATGGCCGTAGTGGAATATGTGGCTTTTTTAGCCGCGTTTACAGTTATCGCAGTGGGACTATTATTTGGTCTTCGTGCTGCTAAGATAATCTAG